The nucleotide sequence ATCCTCTTCTATCTGACTTTCGTTTAATTTATCTATATCAAATTCTTCATATCCCTTATTTTTAAACCAAGTAAACTGCCTTTTAGCATATCTTCTACTATTTCTTTTTATAAGGTATATTGCTGTGTCTAAATCTATTTCATTTTTAAAATACTTATTTAACTCTTTATAACCTATACTAGTTACTATATCTCCATATTTATTATAGATATTATGTGCTTCTTCTACTAAACCATTATTTAACATAATATCTACTCTTTTATTTATTCTTTCATATAACTTAGTTCTATCCATAGTTAAAAAAACTTTTAAAAATTGTCTATCATTTCCTTTTATATTATTATACTCTATATTCCCTTTTTCTATTTTTCTAATAACTCTAACCTTATTTTTTAAATCTATATCTTTATCTAATTTTTTTTCTTTTAAAATTTCTACC is from Oceanivirga salmonicida and encodes:
- the miaA gene encoding tRNA (adenosine(37)-N6)-dimethylallyltransferase MiaA; the encoded protein is MYNCLILAGPTAIGKTSLSIKLAQRLNMEIISADASQVYKELNIGTAKINKEQMQGIVHHLIDIVEPSEIYSVGRYYNDANKILNDNKNKQYIITGGTGLYIDSITDGLTDTPEVDFEKRKILENKSLTELVEILKEKKLDKDIDLKNKVRVIRKIEKGNIEYNNIKGNDRQFLKVFLTMDRTKLYERINKRVDIMLNNGLVEEAHNIYNKYGDIVTSIGYKELNKYFKNEIDLDTAIYLIKRNSRRYAKRQFTWFKNKGYEEFDIDKLNESQIEEDIIRRMYAF